In Xiphophorus hellerii strain 12219 chromosome 13, Xiphophorus_hellerii-4.1, whole genome shotgun sequence, the following proteins share a genomic window:
- the rnf19b gene encoding E3 ubiquitin-protein ligase RNF19B produces MGSEKGSESPHSSVSGVPNPKCRAAGKRQGRISFHSLFHSKRGSRSGRAPKGGAAAPLGHHHHAQQQQLPAALSSTPTATSAAAATASGKDAACSTPSKPLSSSQPSLAGAGEPNLLECPLCLVRQPAEQLPELLGCSHRSCLCCLRQYLRIEITESRVQLSCPECAERLAPRQVADILDDAALLEKYEEFLLRRCLASDPDCRWCPAPDCGFAVIASGCASCPRLVCRREGCGAEFCYHCKQAWHPNQTCDSARQQRAQSLHTHSGHSPSYTQEQGPADDIKPCPRCGAYIIKMNDGSCNHMTCAVCGCEFCWLCMKEISDLHYLSPSGCTFWGKKPWSRKKKILWQLGTLIGAPVGITLIAGIAVPAMVIGIPVYVGRKIHAHYELKKASRHRRNLAITGGVALSVITAPVIAAVSVGIGVPIMLAYVYGVVPISLCRGGGCGVSRGKGRGVRIDFDEDDGPITVADAWRALKSPSLGESSLDGAVSGLSTTSPSEGLSVAPGNLGDTPHFNTLASGALGTRTSKYNRLEVQPGELAKESAQRETGSLGAGSDCASTRGMAGSIISSYTLPDRDCTNLEIQVDIETKPSHLCLTSEEDLAPQASSAAMATASGGEEPQDCSSRRGGALGLSPGASIREGLRDVTLAQPESIRSDLEMSDTQSDDIAELTSDDCDSPHPKSCQQLQPPSCRSLNHPTDGLHCPADSNVILYV; encoded by the exons atgggCTCAGAGAAGGGCTCCGAGTCGCCTCACTCATCGGTCAGCGGCGTTCCCAACCCTAAGTGCCGAGCAGCTGGGAAACGCCAGGGCCGTATCTCCTTCCACAGCCTCTTCCACAGCAAGCGGGGCTCCCGGAGCGGACGGGCCCCCAAAGGAGGGGCGGCCGCTCCGTTAGGTCATCATCACCacgcacagcagcagcagctgcctgCCGCCTTGAGTTCAACGCCCACCGCAACCTCCGCCGCCGCAGCCACCGCAAGCGGCAAGGACGCAGCCTGCAGCACCCCCTCGAAGCCACTCTCCTCCAGCCAGCCGTCCCTCGCCGGCGCCGGAGAACCCAACCTCCTGGAGTGCCCGCTGTGCCTGGTGCGTCAGCCCGCCGAGCAGCTGCCCGAGCTGCTGGGCTGCAGCCACCGCTCCTGCCTCTGCTGCCTGCGCCAGTACCTGCGCATCGAGATCACGGAGAGCCGGGTGCAGCTCAGCTGCCCCGAGTGCGCCGAGAGGCTGGCCCCGCGGCAGGTGGCCGACATCCTGGACGACGCCGCCCTACTGGAGAAGTACGAGGAGTTCCTGCTGCGGCGCTGCCTCGCCTCCGACCCGGACTGCAGATGGTGCCCTGCGCCCGACTGCGG GTTTGCAGTCATCGCCTCAGGCTGCGCCAGCTGTCCCAGGCTGGTGTGTCGGAGAGAGGGATGCGGCGCGGAGTTCTGCTACCACTGCAAACAGGCGTGGCACCCGAACCAGACCTGCGACTCGGCCCGGCAGCAGCGGGCCCAATCCCTGCACACCCACAGCGGACACTCGCCCAGCTACACCCAGGAACAGGGGCCAG CTGATGACATCAAGCCCTGCCCTCGCTGCGGCGCTTACATCATCAAGATGAACGATGGCAGCTGCAACCACATGACCTGCGCCGTGTGCGGCTGCGAGTTCTGCTGGCTCTGCATGAAGGAGATCTCGGACCTGCACTACCTCAG TCCGTCCGGCTGCACCTTCTGGGGGAAGAAACCCTggagcaggaagaagaagatCCTGTGGCAGCTGGGAACGCTGATCGGAGCGCCGGTCGGGATCACGCTGATCGCCGGCATCGCCGTTCCCGCCATGGTCATCGGAATCCCGGTTTACGTCGGCCGAAAG atcCACGCTCACTACGAGTTGAAGAAGGCGTCTCGCCACAGGAGGAACCTGGCCATCACGGGGGGCGTGGCCCTGTCGGTCATCACCGCCCCTGTCATCGCAGCCGTCAGCGTCG GCATCGGCGTTCCCATCATGCTGGCCTACGTGTACGGCGTTGTTCCCATCTCGCTCTGCAGAGGAGGCGGCTGCGGCGTCAGCAGAGGGAAGGGCCGCGGCGTGCGAATCGACTTTGATGAAGACGACGGACCAATCACAG TGGCGGACGCGTGGCGAGCCCTGAAGTCTCCGAGTCTCGGAGAGAGCAGCCTGGACGGAGCGGTCAGCGGTCTGAGCACCACGTCCCCCAGCGAGGGCCTCTCTGTGGCCCCTGGCAATCTGGGAGACACTCCTCACTTCAACACTCTTGCCAGCGGCGCTTTGGGGACCCGAACCAGCAAGTACAACAG GTTGGAAGTTCAACCAGGGGAACTGGCTAAGGAATCAGCCCAGAGAGAGACGGGAAGTCTGGGAGCAGGAAGCGACTGCGCCAGCACCCGAGGGATGGCCGGATCCATCATTTCCTCTTACACCTTACCCGACAG GGACTGCACCAACCTGGAGATCCAGGTGGACATCGAGACCAAACCCAGTCATCTCTGCCTCACCAGTGAGGAGGACCTAGCTCCACAGGCAAGCTCTGCTGCCATGGCGACTGCCTCAGGAGGGGAGGAGCCTCAGGACTGCAGCTCCAGAAGGGGCGGGGCTTTGGGACTGTCGCCAGGGGCGTCAATCAGGGAGGGGCTCAGAGACGTGACCCTGGCCCAGCCGGAGAGCATCCGCAGCGACCTGGAGATGTCGGACACCCAGTCGGACGACATCGCGGAGCTGACGTCGGACGACTGCGACTCGCCTCATCCTAAAAGCTgccagcagctgcagcctcCCTCCTGCAGATCCCTGAACCACCCCACCGACGGCCTTCACTGTCCTGCGGACAGCAACGTCATCCTGTACGTCTGA